The Acidobacteriota bacterium nucleotide sequence CACCACGAATTCGTCACCGCCATAGCGGGCGACCACATCGCTCTCGCGCGCGCACCCGCGGATCACCATCGCCGCCTCGACCAGCGTCCGGCTCCCGAGCAGATGGCCGTGCCGGTCGTTCACCATCTTGAAGCCATCCAGATCGATGAACAGCACCGACAGCGTGCGGCCGTACCGGCCCGCCCGCTTCGTCTCGCGGATCAAGGCCTCCTTGAGGTACCGCGAGTTGTACAGCTCGGTCAGGTCATCGGTCACCGACAGCGCCTCGACCCGCTGAATCCGCTGCGCCTGGTCGATGGCCACCGCAACCGGCTCGAGGACCTGCTGCAGCAGTGGCAGAACCCCCGCCCCGAATCGTGGAACCAGGCGGCTGGCGGTCCGATCGAGGCCAACCAACGCGCCAATGGTCCGTCCCCGAGCCAGAAGTGGAAACCCGATGACCGTCGCCACCACCGGCTGATTCACGCGCGGATCGGAACTCAGATCGCGCGTGAAGAACTCCTCGCCATGGTCGGTGATCCACGCGCCCACGGTGTGGAACGCCGCCAGTGAGCCATCGTCTGCATCGGTCGACGCCACAAGGGACACCGA carries:
- a CDS encoding sensor domain-containing diguanylate cyclase; protein product: MKTVRKAGAAASDLSNRLWRVQPDLRACLRRNDTLVEVVRASHGENRPATAAQVLIERVSRWMPAPIWGVVLNEGPGSVSLVASTDADDGSLAAFHTVGAWITDHGEEFFTRDLSSDPRVNQPVVATVIGFPLLARGRTIGALVGLDRTASRLVPRFGAGVLPLLQQVLEPVAVAIDQAQRIQRVEALSVTDDLTELYNSRYLKEALIRETKRAGRYGRTLSVLFIDLDGFKMVNDRHGHLLGSRTLVEAAMVIRGCARESDVVARYGGDEFVVVLPETASPGAVVVARRVGQRLASYAFLAAHQLSVRLTASVGIATLPGDATTPEDLLHAADLAMYRVKENGKNGIRLASQNEEGRKE